The window GGACATATCTCTCATAAGAAGTTTAGCCATAAGCTCAACTCATCGTCGCGATACATTTTGCTGGAACTACACGAGGAATGGCCAATACACGGTTAAATCCGGATACTGGCTGGCTCAGAATGTGCTAAAGCCATCGGCTGAGAAGGAAGTTCTAGAGCCAAGTATCACCAAGCTCCAAGCCTTTGCTTGGCAGATAAAGGCACCGAAgaagatatgtcatcttatatggcaactGTTAACGGGTCATGTGGCAGTAACGAGGAACTTAACAAGACGCAATATGAGGTGTGACAATTACTGTCCGAGATGTGGAGAACTAGAGGAAACAGTAACCCATGCCATTTTTGAATGTCCACCAGCTCTCCAAGTTTGGTCATTATCGTCCACTCCGACAAGCCCAGATATATTTCCCGTATCAAGTGTCTACACGAATATGGACTTTCTGTTTTGGAGGAAGAATAGCATTATTGAGCCAGAACTCGACAGagatccttatccctggataatatggtatatttggaaggctagGAATGAAAAACTTTTTAGGGGTATAGACAGAGATCCTTTGGAACTAGTTCGACATGCAGAAAGTGAATGCAAAGCCTGGTTTGATGCTAACGAACTGGTGCAACCAGTGGTACAAGATAACAACCCGGTGGCAACCcaagtcataagcttgggtaatatctgcttattagatggatcttggacatcTTCTGCTCAATTCAGTGGATGCGGATGGGTATGGATGGACAGTAATGGGAACATTCAACTTATGGGAACAAGGAACTTCACTCGGCGCGAATCAGCCTTGCATTCGGAAGTAGAAGCActgcgatgggcgatggagaatatgcttcaaCACTCAACATGTCAGAGTTTTGGAACGGATTGTAAGGAgctgattgcaatgataaagGACCCTCAGGCGTGGCCAAGTTTTGCGACGGAGTTGGAGAGGATAGAGACGTTACAGATATGCTTCCCGGACTTCAGCATCATGCATGTTCCACGAACGCGAAACCAGATTTCAgactttttagctaagactgcaagATCTTTCCATAGGGAGTtactttttattggttgttctattccggtctggttacctagaccacctcaagtttgagtaatagaatagcctttcgacgtcaaaaaaaaaaaaaaaaaatatggccCACATATATTTGAGGCCCACCAATTTCTAGGGTTTAAAATTCCTCATCTCTCTCGCAAATTCAAAAGCTTCCCACACTCAACCATCCTTTTTTGTCTTTCGTGTTTGAGAAGTCAAGCATACAACTAGTTCATATTTGAGTAGTTTGATTCTTAGTAATAATTAATGGTGGCAGATAGTATGTTTTGTTCTTAATCTAGACATGGTATATCTATATATGTCTATCCGTGTCTGCGGTGCCGGTTCCCCCCATGAGCTAATCATGAGTATCATTAGGCTGGGTTCTTAAAGTTGAAGCCTCAATATTGTCATGGATTTGTCCAGGGCCGTCTTTTAGCACGTGCAAGTGGAGCGGTCGAACAGGGCCCAAAATTTTAGAGaacccataatttttttttagtttagtaatagttataaatttaaaatcatatatttattaaaaatcagatagctatatttaatttaattttcgtatttattaaccaataaatataaataaaaaatttgattttgctTACATAACCAACAAAAATGCAATAAGTTAGGAAGAAATTAACATTtatatcaattatatattttggaaagtAAAAAATAGCTGTCGGTGTTTGATTTAATATTCAATATAAATCTAGAAAGTTAATATtctaatttgattttatttggGAAACTATTATTTAGTGATTGTAAATAAATagagaaatatataaattttcagcaacttttacaaaaaaatagtaaacacTAAAAAAGAAACACTAGTCTAAGCTTCTATCGAGAAGAAAATTGAGAAGTCTCTAACTTCTTGTTTAATCAAATTAAGAGTTTACGGTTTCTTTAACCATTATCCAGATTCTAgtgttatattgttttttttatagattataACTCATGATATtggatacaaaaaaaatcaaaaaaaaaaaaaactgaaaaattcatagtCCTGAAAAGGTGTTTTTCATAAGTTTTTACTTATAAAACCAAAAGTTGTTTCTTTTACTCAAATTAGATTGgtgtatttattatatattacaataatattttgtcagaaaaatataaattatttcggATTATTATAAAGGGTCTTGCTTTTTTCTTGAGCAGGGTATCTGTGGAGTTTGAGACGGCCCTGGATTTGTCAATAATACTGAACTTCCTCTTGAGTCTTTGAGCTGTTGTGGTGTTGTATATAGTTGCCTTGTGCCAGTCCAatcttaattaaatttaatattgacTACGATGTAAAACAATGATCTTATATGTACTTGCTGACAAAGAATTAAGTTAGAACATGGCGATTACACATCAAAggaaacataaattttaaagacCAAGAACTTCTTCAGGGTTCTCTGGATTGTAGAGTTGACATACCTAGTAACTTTTTTTAACCGGCGTAATTGACTATTTACTAGAATGTATTGATAGATTTGCTTTCCATATCTGCCTTccatgccaaaaaaaaaaagagaatggcTTTGAGAATTttcatagatttttttattattttaatcaaacgatatctatactattaaagcagaatctttCTTATGAATCTGCCCCTGAATTTTcctattaattacaaaacattccattaccttttcttcctttttaaaTACCAATCGCATGCCTTTTTCAACCAATTATTTTCAAGAAAAATTTAATAACTACTCCTCTTTAAATGCAAAAAAATCGGGTATGAAGATATTAATAACTATTCCTAAcaatatatttgatcatttaaTTAAGATTTTGTCACACCAACAATATATTTGGTCAtttaattaagattttttttcaaagcGCAAAGATCTTCTTCGACACATCAAAAACCATTTCAACATGCAAAACCGATCGGCCCACTTTTCAAACCtactcaaaatattttaattgtaagCATACATAGCAAATAAATGACATAACAAATAAATTCCATAACAAATAGTATAcaataaaactaattttatatttttgaactctTAAAAATTAATTGTTATGTGTATCCATTCAAAAATTGATTGCTATGCGTATCTATTATGTATATCTAACATACAATATATgaatcttttcaaaaataaacaatcaaCACAATTATAGTTAGACTAGATTATTTGGTATAAGAACacaatcattttattaacaaatatttttacaatttaaaagaaaacataacccgcgctttgaaagcgcgggtcaaaatctagtttgcaTTAATCTTAAATATGTTTACGCTCCAACGGAGAAAGATGATACAAAGAGGCTATTAACAACCAAtcaaacaacaacaataacataAGGAATAAAATGGCGATACAAATCATAAAAAAGAATCATATGAAATCGTATCACAAAAACGTCATAAGCTTTTTTAAAGATCGCATCTAGTGTAACCTGTAGGACCACACATACTGCACCATACGCAGAGAGCATTCGATGGGAGGAAGATCCTTGCAATACCAACGAAACATGTTCATCCAATTCACTCCATATAGGAGGAAATATTAGGAAAGAAGACTGATTCAACTGAGGAACAAGCAGGAAACCATAACCCGCCACATCCATATTCCACGGCCTGAAGATGACAATGAACTTCTCTTCCACCTGCCACAAAGAAGAGAGATACACAAGCTCAACACCAACATCTGTCATGGAACCCGTACAAGAACTGCATACTGCAGACGATCGCACCAAAGCGATATAAATGCTACTAGAAATCGCAAAGGTAGAACCTAATGAAACTAAATCCATCGGTATATCACCAACTAAAGTCCTAAATCTCAACTCCAATGTCACCCATAAAAATAACTGTCTAAAATATTCTAGATTAGCAGAGTAAAAGGAGATAAGATGACCCTGAAAAACCTTACACGAAGGAGTGGTAGGGAGGTCGAAACAAAAACTGATTGAAGGCCAGTCGACACACCCAAACACAAACCTGTATATCACAGGAGAAAGAAACCCGTAGGTTAATGAAGTGTCACTAGCGGACACATGGGAACCACCACAACCACCATTTTTTGTCGCCATCCTAGATGGAGGCTTTAGAGTTGAGATCTGGGTAAAAGCTTGAGTAGATGGTATGAAGAAGAGACAGCCACATACGGCTGATGAAACCCCAAATAACAAGAAGGGAACATCACCGCCTCGAGACTCATGCGTCAAACTTGGGAAATCTAGATCTGGGTTTTGAGTCATCGCCAGAGGAAAGAGACTGGAAGAGGTGTTGAGGCAGCGAAGAAGAGCAACGACGGCGGGTACATCCGGAGGATCTGGTGGTTCCGGCGGAGTGACGAGAGAAAGAGGGAAGCCAACGGGAGGAACTTGCACGGTGGTGGGTCAGGAGGAGGCCTGAACAGCGGACAGAGAGGAGCagtcaccatcatcatcacgaggaaagggggagctgcTTCACGTGGTGGAGAGCTAGGCGAAGGTGGAGGAGCAGAGGAGATCCATCCAAGCGGCGTACATCAGGACTCGGGCCTGGGAGGTTTCTTCTAGAAttttcatagatttttttttttacgattctaCAGCAGACAATTCTACCTGCCGTATGAGGATTCACGCCTGACTGCATCACCTGAACCGTCTTATCGGTCCACGCTTGACGGTATTTCTTGCGCCATGTTGTAGATCTTTTGTAAGCTTTTTTCCTTTAATTCGCATAATATACTGTTTCTATTAACGATaaatagaatgatgaatatcTCCACTTTTCTTTCCAAAACAAGTATGGTaagaaaatcataaaaataaactacagtcaaaattatttttgttaattcattatataccataaaaatagtataaatgTTATTGGAAACCCTCAATCATCATCAAGTGATTCCTAATTATTTCCACAATGAAGCTTCTTCTACTGCTGCTAGCCTTCTGCAGCCTTTCTCTATCAAGTTGTTCTCCATCTTATCTCTGGTTttctatattattattgttgttataTATGTTAGTTCTCCTATAAGGTTTCGAGTTTATTTTCGTCGCAATATGTATTTTTCTGTTTGTACATCTGTAATAACTTTTGAATTTCTTATTATCAACgaacaaaaaagaagaattaATGTATGAAAACGTTTGCAGGGAGTGAACAAAAGTATGTACCTTACGATTACTCGGCAACAATAGAGGCAAGCTATTATTCTATGTTCTTTATTTAGGTCGTTGTTCGTTGGAAACTTATGTTTCTGATTATCTTATTGTCTTGGTGTAGTGTCTAGAGAACCCTTATAAACCACAATACAATGGAGGGATCATCGTGAACCCTGACCTACAAAATGGTTCACAAGGCTGGGCACAATTCGCAAACGCCAAAGTCGATTTCAGAGAATTCGGAGGCAATAAGTTCGTTGTTGCACGAGGGAGGAATCAGTCTTATGACAGCGTCTCACAGAAGATTTCTTTGGAAAAGGGACTTCTCTACACTTTCTCTGGTATATAGTTTCGAATATGTGTTTCTTGGATCTTACTCTTCAGAAATTTATACGAATTACTCAAACTATTATCTGATGTATTTTATGTTACTTGTAGCTTGGTTACAAGTAAGCAAAGGAAAGGCTCCTGTGATAGCCGTTTTCAAGAAGAATGGTGAATATAAGCATGCCGGTTCGGTTATTGCTGAATCTAAGTGCTGGTCCATGCTTAAAGGTGGTCTCACTATTGATGAATCTGGTCCTGCCGAACTTTACTTTGAGGTATTTACATATACAAACAAACATAGTCTTTGTGCCAACTCTTGAATGTTTGTCTAAGTAACCTActagttttaatatatttttaaaatctaaaaatgtgaaaataagaACGTTACATATAAGTGGAAATAGAGAAATTAACCTATGATGATTCTTATTTATGTGCTCATGTGTAGAGCGAGGACACAACCGTTGAGATATGGGTTGATAGCATCTCGTTGCAACCATTCACACAAGAAGAGTGGAACGCTCACCACGAGCAGACCATTCACAGAACGAGGAAGAGAGGCATGAGGATCAGAGCCGTAAACAGCTTAGGTGAGCCAATACCAAACGCAACAATCTCCATCGTGCAGAATAGACTTGGGTTCTCATTCGGGTGCGAGGTAGAAAAGTACATACTTGTAAACCAAGCATACCAAAACTGGTTCACTAAGAGATTCACCGTGACAACCTTCGCGAACGAGATGAAATGGTACAGCACGGAAGCAGTAAGAGGCAAAGAGGATTACACGACAGCAGACGCCATGTTAAGATTCTTCAAACAGCATGGGATCGCTGTACGTGGCCACAATATCGTATGGAACGACCCCAAGTACCAACTTAGTTGGGTGAGTTCTTTGTCTGGTAACGATCTCTACAACGCCGTGAAAAGAAGGGTTTCCTCGGTGGTCTCAAGGTACAAAGGGCAGCTTCTGAGCTGGGACGTTGTGAATGAGAATCTCCATTTCTCGTTTTTTGAGAGCAAGATGGGTCCTCAAGCCTCTTATAACATCTTTGCGTTGGCGCATTCCATCGACCCAAGGACAAcaatgtttatgaatgaattCGACACGTTGGAGCAACCGGGAGATTCGGCTTCTAGTCCAGCAAGGTATTTAGGGAAGCTTAGAGAGCTTCAATCTATTCGTGTCGCCGGAAACATTCAGTTAGGGATCGGTCTTGAGTCTCATTTCAACATTCCTAACATTCCGTATATGAGATCAGCTCTTGACACTCTTGCTGCCACTGGTTTGCCTATTTGGCTCACTGAGGTCGACGTCCAAGCTCCTCCAAATGTCCAGGTAACTCAAATAAATATTCTCGGCTATCCTAAGATTTTGTGAGCTATATTGAAAAATTAGTAcgaattttaatttgaaaataaactattttgggagtctatatatatttatgtaattttttaaaaaaatttggaggtTGTATGCTAATGTTTTACTTGTCTATGTTCATGACTGGCTTCTAATGTTCAATTTTTTGCAGGCCAAATATTTCGAGCAGGTCCTAAGGGAAGGCCATGCACATCCGCAAGTGAAAGGAATGGTGACTTGGAGTGGTTATTCTCCCTCAGGTTGCTACAAAATGTGCCTCACCGATGGAAACTTCAGGAACCTACCCACCGGAGACGTTGTGGACAAACTTCTGCGTGAATGGGGAGGGCTTCGTGGGCAAACCACAGGTTTAACTGATGCTGATGGGTTCTTTGAAGCTTCACTCTTACATGGTGACTATGATATCAGTATTGCTCATCCTCTCACTAATTCAACTGCTTCTCACCGCTTTAAGTTGACTTCTGATGACTCTCAACCATCTCGTTTTGTTGTTCATGTTTGATACGCTAAGTTTACAACTACCTTGAACTATTTGAGTAGTTTAAATCTTAGTGAAAATAGTGCAGCAAGTGTGAGGAAACTCCAAAGGGCTATTATTACTCATGAACACTATTGTTAATTTGAAATCTTGATTTTTTAGCTTACAATGTATAacgttttattatttttaataattagtaatcaagtttagtgttattaattAATGTTCTTATTAACTATGGCCTATTGAAAATGTTggaaaattgtttttgttaatGGATGGTTGAATAGAATCAGCAACTTCTTGGCTTTGTTGACAACCATATCGAACTATTATAATTTACTTAACTTTGATATATTTTTGCTAAAGAACAATTTCTCTATAATGTAACACCAGTCGATGTTACACGACAAGTGCTTCAACGTAACTCCAAAAATGTTTCACGAGGCAGCAATTGTAGCCACTTGTTAAATCCAACTTCTTGTTCTCCTTTGTAGGTAATGTTTATTTTATGTGGTAGAACGCACTTTTACCGTTTACCCGTTAAATGTTCTAtagttttcttctttcttttagaATGGTTTttggatatatttttttgtttgcttttagTTTTGGGATGTTGTTACTTAAAAGTAGGTGGTATCCGTTCTTCTAGTTTTAGGTTGACCGCATTACTCTACCTAGTGCTTTCATATTCGTTTCACATTGTGTAGTTTGTCATTTTTCATTGGAAATCAATATACTTTTATCTGATATAAAGcctttatcaaaaataaaatataaagccTATGGCAGTATAAGAAAACAGTATGTTTAAATTCAAGATGGTGCTCGTATTCTTAAGCCTATCTTTGAAACGAACCTTAAAATCAATGTAAAAGAAAGGTGCTTGTAAAGGAAAGAGGAGTATAAAAATAGATTAGAATGTGACAACCCTTAAGCTTTAACAAATGAGTTTTGTCGtgacattttaattttacagGAAGGAAGATGAAGAATTTCAATAATGGCTTCTTCCCCAGCATGCTCTTTCTTCTCATATGTCTTGTGTATTCGGGGCTTGCTAATGATCCTTTCTCCCATAGTCACTCTCTCAAAACAGAGGTAACCAAAACTGATAAAACCTCGATATATAGATATATCACATgcttgatttatttatttttaaaaatcaaactgTCTAACGTTGGTAAAATATGGCGAATATATAAAGTGTATAATGAAGCCTCCACGAAGCATTGTGGAACAAGAATTAATACTACTTAGCCACTCTGATGAAGATGACTCTGATCAAGAGTGGGAGATAGATGAAAATGGGGCTATTAGAGAAATGGCACAGAGAATTCAGCTTCAGCAAAGAATCATTTACAGCTTCTCCGGTAACACAGATGCAACCTATTCGtatgtttatataatttaacaaATCATCATCTTATGCTTTCTTGTTTAGTAAGTTACTGTTTCAAACCAGTGATTCTTGGTAATTCATCTCTTGTAGATGTGTACAATGTctggtttcagttttttttttccggaTACAGAAATAATTATAACCAATTAAACCACTTTGATCATAAGTTCAGATAGGtttcttttagttttgtttGAGTTTGAACCGGTTATGTTTATATAGATTGaatatccattttttttttatggaaacACAGCTTGGGTAAAGTTGAGAGGAGGAAACGACAAGAAAGTAGGGATTGTGTTCAGGTCAGAAAGTGGAAGACTTGTTCATGGAGGTGAAGTTAGGGCAAAGCAAGGATGTTGGTCTTTGCTTAAAGGTGGGATTGTACCTAATGTTTCAGGCCCAGTAGATATATTCTTCAAGGTACAACATTATACACGTGTTTTCATATGTATATTCTCAGTGTTAACACATGTTTTATTCGAAAGCAGAGTGAAGACAGAGAAGCAAAGATCTCTGTAACAAAACTGTCGCTAAAACAGTTTAGTAAAAAAGAATGGAAACTGAAACAAGATCAACTTATTGAAAAGGTACCaaatgttataatttttatgGTTTCAGATCTCTTGTGTGctgtttttttctcttatataaATGGTATTGGTTGCAGATAAGGAAGAATAAAGTGAGATTTGAAGTTACTTATAACAATAAAACTGCGGTAAAAGACGCAGTAATATCCctaaaacaaaccaaaccatTTTTCCTCTTAGGCTGTGCAATGAATTTCCGGATCCTACAAAGTGAAGGGTACAGAAAATGGTTTGCGTCACGGTTCGCAATCACGTCATTCACCAatgaaatgaaatggtataCAACAGAGAAAGTACGCGGTCAGGAGAACTACACGGCAGCAGATTCAATGCTGAAGTTTGCAGAGGAGAATGATATATTGGTTAGAGGTCATACAGTTTTATGGGACGACCCAAAGATGCAACCAAGTTGGGTGGAAAATATAAAAGACCCTGAAGATGTGAGGAATGTGACACTGAACCGGATAAATTCGGTTATGAAGAGGTACAAAGGTAAGTTAACCGGGTGGGATGTGGTTAACGAGAATTTGCATTGGGATTACTTTGAAAAAATGCTTGGTGTAAACGCTTCGTCAAGATTCTACAACCTTGCTTATAAGCTAGATCCTGATGTGACATTGTTTGTTAACGAGTACAACACGATTGAGAACCCTGGAGAGGTTACTGCGACGCCGGTTAAGGTGAAGGACAAGATGGAGGAGATACTTGCGTACCAAGGAAACGAAAACATTAAAGGAGCAATTGGAGCTCAGGGTCACTTTAGTCCAATTCAGCCTAACTTAGCTTACATGAGATCTGCATTGGATACTTTAGGCTCACTAGGGTTGCCTGTATGGAT of the Brassica rapa cultivar Chiifu-401-42 chromosome A03, CAAS_Brap_v3.01, whole genome shotgun sequence genome contains:
- the LOC103862299 gene encoding endo-1,4-beta-xylanase 5-like; amino-acid sequence: MKLLLLLLAFCSLSLSRSEQKYVPYDYSATIECLENPYKPQYNGGIIVNPDLQNGSQGWAQFANAKVDFREFGGNKFVVARGRNQSYDSVSQKISLEKGLLYTFSAWLQVSKGKAPVIAVFKKNGEYKHAGSVIAESKCWSMLKGGLTIDESGPAELYFESEDTTVEIWVDSISLQPFTQEEWNAHHEQTIHRTRKRGMRIRAVNSLGEPIPNATISIVQNRLGFSFGCEVEKYILVNQAYQNWFTKRFTVTTFANEMKWYSTEAVRGKEDYTTADAMLRFFKQHGIAVRGHNIVWNDPKYQLSWVSSLSGNDLYNAVKRRVSSVVSRYKGQLLSWDVVNENLHFSFFESKMGPQASYNIFALAHSIDPRTTMFMNEFDTLEQPGDSASSPARYLGKLRELQSIRVAGNIQLGIGLESHFNIPNIPYMRSALDTLAATGLPIWLTEVDVQAPPNVQAKYFEQVLREGHAHPQVKGMVTWSGYSPSGCYKMCLTDGNFRNLPTGDVVDKLLREWGGLRGQTTGLTDADGFFEASLLHGDYDISIAHPLTNSTASHRFKLTSDDSQPSRFVVHV
- the LOC103862300 gene encoding endo-1,4-beta-xylanase 5 isoform X2, producing the protein MKMGLLEKWHREFSFSKESFTASPVTQMQPIPWVKLRGGNDKKVGIVFRSESGRLVHGGEVRAKQGCWSLLKGGIVPNVSGPVDIFFKSEDREAKISVTKLSLKQFSKKEWKLKQDQLIEKIRKNKVRFEVTYNNKTAVKDAVISLKQTKPFFLLGCAMNFRILQSEGYRKWFASRFAITSFTNEMKWYTTEKVRGQENYTAADSMLKFAEENDILVRGHTVLWDDPKMQPSWVENIKDPEDVRNVTLNRINSVMKRYKGKLTGWDVVNENLHWDYFEKMLGVNASSRFYNLAYKLDPDVTLFVNEYNTIENPGEVTATPVKVKDKMEEILAYQGNENIKGAIGAQGHFSPIQPNLAYMRSALDTLGSLGLPVWITELDMPKCPNQAKYIEEILREVYSHPAVEGIIIFAGPEVSGFDKLTLADKDFNITETGDVIDKLLKEWHQKTSDIPNIFMVDHENEEEDVSLLHGLYNVNVSHPQIKNFSTSLRLEVTKEMGPRQVVRVVINA
- the LOC103862300 gene encoding endo-1,4-beta-xylanase 5 isoform X3; this encodes MKNFNNGFFPSMLFLLICLVYSGLANDPFSHSHSLKTECIMKPPRSIVEQELILLSHSDEDDSDQEWEIDENGAIREMAQRIQLQQRIIYSFSAWVKLRGGNDKKVGIVFRSESGRLVHGGEVRAKQGCWSLLKGGIVPNVSGPVDIFFKSEDREAKISVTKLSLKQFSKKEWKLKQDQLIEKIRKNKVRFEVTYNNKTAVKDAVISLKQTKPFFLLGCAMNFRILQSEGYRKWFASRFAITSFTNEMKWYTTEKVRGQENYTAADSMLKFAEENDILVRGHTVLWDDPKMQPSWVENIKDPEDVRNVTLNRINSVMKRYKGKLTGWDVVNENLHWDYFEKMLGVNASSRFYNLAYKLDPDVTLFVNEYNTIENPGEVTATPVKVKDKMEEILAYQGNENIKGAIGAQGHFSPIQPNLAYMRSALDTLGSLGLPVWITELDMPKCPNQVSHQLPCKIHRRNSQGSLLASCGGRHHNICWT
- the LOC103862300 gene encoding endo-1,4-beta-xylanase 5 isoform X1, whose amino-acid sequence is MKNFNNGFFPSMLFLLICLVYSGLANDPFSHSHSLKTECIMKPPRSIVEQELILLSHSDEDDSDQEWEIDENGAIREMAQRIQLQQRIIYSFSAWVKLRGGNDKKVGIVFRSESGRLVHGGEVRAKQGCWSLLKGGIVPNVSGPVDIFFKSEDREAKISVTKLSLKQFSKKEWKLKQDQLIEKIRKNKVRFEVTYNNKTAVKDAVISLKQTKPFFLLGCAMNFRILQSEGYRKWFASRFAITSFTNEMKWYTTEKVRGQENYTAADSMLKFAEENDILVRGHTVLWDDPKMQPSWVENIKDPEDVRNVTLNRINSVMKRYKGKLTGWDVVNENLHWDYFEKMLGVNASSRFYNLAYKLDPDVTLFVNEYNTIENPGEVTATPVKVKDKMEEILAYQGNENIKGAIGAQGHFSPIQPNLAYMRSALDTLGSLGLPVWITELDMPKCPNQAKYIEEILREVYSHPAVEGIIIFAGPEVSGFDKLTLADKDFNITETGDVIDKLLKEWHQKTSDIPNIFMVDHENEEEDVSLLHGLYNVNVSHPQIKNFSTSLRLEVTKEMGPRQVVRVVINA
- the LOC117132661 gene encoding uncharacterized protein LOC117132661 yields the protein MAQFRPISLCNVSYKIISKVLCQRLKKVLPGLISETQSAFVAGRQISDNIMIAQEMFHALRTKPSGRNKRMAIKTDMSKAYDRMEWSFIEAVMRKMGFSETWITWIMRCITSVKYKRINVAMRQELKDVLGIQNEGGMGTYLGIPEDISGSKCKLFAFLKEKLMHRVNGWTGRWLSKGGKEVLIKSILLALPTYVMSTFLLPLEICENLASAIAQFWWSSNPPKRGIHWAKWEKVCLPREEGGIGFRMIHEFNLALLAKQLWRLVQFPDSLVARVLRGRYYRLSSPLRVNTVTSPSYVWTSISAARKLLLLGIRQKIHSGHEVKVWEDPWVPTTPARPAIPIAQVMHPNMRVSDLIDQASKEWDIGLLENYVSPEDISLIRSLAISSTHRRDTFCWNYTRNGQYTVKSGYWLAQNVLKPSAEKEVLEPSITKLQAFAWQIKAPKKICHLIWQLLTGHVAVTRNLTRRNMRCDNYCPRCGELEETVTHAIFECPPALQVWSLSSTPTSPDIFPVSSVYTNMDFLFWRKNSIIEPELDRDPYPWIIWYIWKARNEKLFRGIDRDPLELVRHAESECKAWFDANELVQPVVQDNNPVATQVISLGNICLLDGSWTSSAQFSGCGWVWMDSNGNIQLMGTRNFTRRESALHSEVEALRWAMENMLQHSTCQSFGTDCKELIAMIKDPQAWPSFATELERIETLQICFPDFSIMHRKETGRGVEAAKKSNDGGYIRRIWWFRRSDERKREANGRNLHGGGSGGGLNSGQRGAVTIIITRKGGAASRGGELGEGGGAEEIHPSGVHQDSGLGGFF